From Gossypium raimondii isolate GPD5lz chromosome 11, ASM2569854v1, whole genome shotgun sequence:
aataattatattaaataaaaaatccattcaatttcgaataattacaatttttaatttatattttataaatcatcCAAATATGTCAGATAGATTCTAGATTTGAGAGTGGTTAAAATAGTcattaaattgtaatatttttgagtgattaaattaaaaaaattatagttgtATAGTTTACCATGTTtattaatgtataaatattccaaaaaaaaatgataagactacctaaaaaataaagaacgtaACTCCCCCACCCTAACCCCCAAAAAAGGCGAAAGCTTCAGCAAAATAACTTGCCTCACTCATTCTCACCCCACAGTCGTCGTCACAATGGACGAACCATCACCGCCCGCCGACCCTCCGACGAACCAATTCGGATCTCTGAACGACGTAGCCCACGAGCTCGCCTCGCTCGAAGACCTCGCTAGTCGTGGCTCATGGCGCTCCATTCTCGACAAAGTTTCCCGAGCCCGTTCCCTCAACCTCCTAAGTAACCCCCACGACCACCTTATCTACCTCACCTACAACGTTCTCGCCCTCTCGAAACTACGACGTTTCGCCGACGCTTCGACCGACCTCGACACTCTCGACGACTTCAACAGCCACTATTATAAGTACGAAACTTACCCTCAACTTTACCCCAACCGGTCTGGTTCGATGCTTCCTTTCTCTCTTCGGTTCATCCATGCTCAGCTGCCGATCAAGCTCGGGAATCGCCAAGAAGGGTTAGATCGGTTTTAtcttttgcttaattttattcgtcagaaaataaaagaaaaagaaagcaataATCTACATGATTCTgtcaaaatttggaaaagaagggaaaattttGTTCTGAATTGTTTAATTGGGCATCATTTGGGAGATAAGGAATTCATTTTGTGTTTAGATTTGATCAAGGATATGATTAATCGTGATTATTTAGATCCACTcttagtttcaaaattagggTATATTCAGATGCAGATTGGTGATATTGAAGGGGCAAAAGGGTCATTTAACCATGTAGAGACGATGTTAAATGAAGGGAAGAATGATAGGTATTCGTTCTTGAGTGAAGTTCAATTTAGGAACCTTGTGAATAGAAACAAGGCCTTGGTTTATGTGGTGGGCAAAGATTATGTTTCTGCGGTGAGGGAATATGAGGAGTGTATCGAAAGGGATCATACGGATGTTGTTGCGATTAATAATAAGGCACTTTGTTTGATGTATTTGAGAGATTTGTCTGATTCCATTAAGGTATTGG
This genomic window contains:
- the LOC105802283 gene encoding uncharacterized protein LOC105802283, which translates into the protein MDEPSPPADPPTNQFGSLNDVAHELASLEDLASRGSWRSILDKVSRARSLNLLSNPHDHLIYLTYNVLALSKLRRFADASTDLDTLDDFNSHYYKYETYPQLYPNRSGSMLPFSLRFIHAQLPIKLGNRQEGLDRFYLLLNFIRQKIKEKESNNLHDSVKIWKRRENFVLNCLIGHHLGDKEFILCLDLIKDMINRDYLDPLLVSKLGYIQMQIGDIEGAKGSFNHVETMLNEGKNDRYSFLSEVQFRNLVNRNKALVYVVGKDYVSAVREYEECIERDHTDVVAINNKALCLMYLRDLSDSIKVLENALERVPTRALNETLVVNLCSMYELAYVNHSEIKRTLNNWIVHVAPDDFDASCIRV